Within the Solibacillus silvestris genome, the region CTTAAAACTGCAAAAGAAACATGGTGAGGTAATTCGTCAATATTTGAAAGACAATGTGAAATCTGCATTAGGAAGCAGCAGTGCAGCGTTCTCTGGTCAAGAAGGACTTTGGGAACTGAACATTGCGGTTGACTGCATTGAGGGCTTCCATGAGAAGATGACTCTTACAGAAGTTTGTGAAATGCTTTATCAATTTGTTGCGCAATTAATAACGACAGTCGAAAAATAAATGACGCAAAAATATTTATATAGTTTTACTTGGCAAAGAGATGAATATGATCTTTCACGTTTGGAAATGCGCACATTTTTTAACTTTCACGTGGAAGGAAATGTTCTAATTAGTCAAGAAAGAATAGAGCCGAGTCGTAGTCCGTATATGCGTTCACGTTTGGCCGTTTTCTATGAAGCGAGTTCAATAGAACAGCTGATAGAAATGGCGGCACAGCTG harbors:
- a CDS encoding protoporphyrinogen oxidase, coding for MVQLHLEVLERCSKETEDTITAESNAFASTPIHYLKDNQGEFIYVECTQFNDIRIDAVALEFDDAFNLYTALFGLKLQKKHGEVIRQYLKDNVKSALGSSSAAFSGQEGLWELNIAVDCIEGFHEKMTLTEVCEMLYQFVAQLITTVEK